The DNA segment TTATACTTAGGCTgtcaaacatttaaaattaattctaATCACTGCTACTGCCAACCTCCAACATTTGTCAGGCATTTATCAGTAGGTGGCTTGTTTAAACTTTCCCAAACATTTTTAACCCTCGGGTATAAAATGGAACAGGTGTTCAACAAAATCAATAAGAATGGTAATCTTTCTAAAATGAAGGGGATTGTGGCTAAAATTGAAATGAGcattcagaaaaaaaattcCGGAACTGCCGTTTGAAATCATAAAAACGTTTGCAAAACAACGAGCCATTGTTAGAATGCGTTTTCTTAACATGAAAAGGAGTTCCGAAAATCAATTGAGGCGCAAGCGGAAATACCCTGATTCGCAttcaaaagcaacaaaaaaaaattaattaatcggTAATTTATTCAGATGcctattattaatttattgtgatatttatatttatttataccttattgatttgattatttaaatGTGATAAGGcattttgcaatttatttataGTTTATATAATTGTTCAAGTTTTGCATAGTTCAATTCAAATGTATTTATAACAATTTAGTAGCAGtttatttgttgatttatttatttactaatCAATTGTTAACTTATTTATTCGGAGTGTATTGCTGTCATAGTTTCGAACGTTATCTACGTGATTATAGTTATTTATATACTTACTTCAGGTATTACACATGTAGTTATTTATTCACCTATTTattaacttatttttttattattttgataatatttttcatttttagaTTGCATGGCCCATTCTTTATTAAAAAGGTTACCTATTCAATTGAATTATATTTGTAATTGGTCCTGAATCCAATCATAAGTTTCAATTTAAATGTGTTACAATTGACTTAGTTGTTTCAGTCTTTTAATTGCACCCGCTTGTAAAATAGCGATTCTGTTCTTCTTCATGCTGGATCATCTTTGCTTACTTTCATTTCGTTAAAAACGTATCATCAATCATTCAATAATCGCTACATTACTTAACATCATGATCAACGTAGCACATCGATACGTATgttatttatgtaaaattaatgtacataattataattttggGACGTACTGatacgatttttttcttttatgtgtTGAAATGAAATCTTAATGATTACTGTTTATTGATTGTGTTACTTTGGATATTACAGTAATAGTGTAATAGTGGTAATAGTGATTAGAGCTAAGGCTAGTTATCTTGTAATATGTAGCTATAGTATGAAATACTCATCCTTTTAGTTGTTAAGATTAGTAAGTTAGGTAAGCAAATGAATTCAAGGAATGCGCTTTGCATTTAAGGAATTTCAGTTAATGATTGCGCTTTGTCAACTAGAGCTATGAATCTGTCTATGTACAAAGTTTATTCATGATATACTGTATATCGACTATTAAACTTGTATCCTGTAAATATAACTAATAATACAGAACTTTTTATAGAAAGATATTAGtatgaaatacattttttatgtgAATTTCTTGATAGCCACTATAATTCATGAAGTCTTTTCTGCAGTAAAATAGTTGAAATGAAGTATAGTAGTCTATAAAGTGCGTCGACTTGCGATGCCTTGGTCGTAGATCTAGAAGGAACCTTCGCACACGCAGCTTCCGTAACTACGTCTGCTAAAATGGACGAGAAGGAAACTTTCCGCTCATGATTTGTATAGTTTTGTACCGATTTTGTACCGAACGGCATTACATCGCTCCTGCGCACCTGCTCAAATGTCTATTTGCTCATGGTACCTTCTGCAGTCTCAAACTTCTTCAGTCCGAATCGCCTTTAACTTTTGCCATAGAACTATTAATGCTACTGTTCAGGTCTATGCGGTTTAGCTGTTGGCCGGACGTACAAACGAGCTGCTACAGGTAAGGTTTGCCATCGTACAGTTGCAGATCCTGGCCGGAAATCAGAAGGCAGCGATCACAACGCACGAATCACTCGGCTGACACTATCGATGCTTCAAAGCGGCCAAGGCTGCTTTCGATAGTGTTCCACatcagtggcggatctaactgtaggcggactaggcggtcgcctggggccccgacgatttaggggccccgtagttctctagtctatagtatgccTTGGACAGAGTAATAGCggcaagggcccccggaaggatgaaCGTTGTGGCCCCAAGGCTGGTGAATCATTTGCATCATTTACCAATTTACGCGACAGTCTTAATCTTTGCGCTAATTCGCCGGCAATGAACTTATATTGAGTCCCACTGTCTAATAAGGTTCGTGCTTGGTGCTCAATACCACTCCTATCCAAATTATTTAGCATGACTGTTGATATCAGTGCTGTGGATTGCATTCGTGTATTGAGAATAGTTTGTAGTGTGCTGATGTGGGTTGCACTATAAGTGGAAGGCAGCGGCTCAACTGAGATTTCTATTACACCTGTATCAAAATGCATAAGTGAATGATGCCTTTGTTGGCACTGTCTACACACCCATTTAGatggacactttattgacgaGTGTCCCGATCCAAGACAGTTGAAACACAAGTTTAGTTCCCTCGCCCTTTCTCGTCTCGTTGTTACAGGCAATGCTAAAAAATCTGGGCATTTATTTATGtagtgttgctgttttttacaGACCTTGCAGTTCTGTATAGTGCTACTATAAACCTTTGAGATTGCTGGTTTAGCCTTGCCGCCTCTGCTCCACATTGCCCTAGCTCGTCACATTATCGAGTGATGAACTTTAGGATGGCAAATAGTTCGAGAAACTCTTTATGTTCGAGTGTTCGCTTGCAAAGTTTTCTTGTTTCCGAAACGAGGTAAGAAATCAGAATGTgcgtaattattttattacttgTGTTGTCAATTGGATGTTTCATATGGACGAGAGCATCTACATGCGTTGAGCATGTTGCAACCAACTCACGCAGCCCTATAGCCGATTTGCGAATCAATGGTTTTAGTTTTACAAATCCGCTAATGTGGTGTTCTATCATAACATGTGGGTTTTCAAAACGCTCTTTAGCGGTTTCCACACCGAGGCAAACTTATTAGAAGCAATCACTCTTGCACTTAAAACGCCTGCCGCCTTTCCCTCTAATGCCTTATTAAAATGATGCAGCCTCACTGCATCTGAGTCACATGACCGATTCATCAGGTCCATAAACATGGCCTTAAATTTTGTCCACTGTTGGTGTTGGAACGGATGTAATTGTTGGGACGGCcttaaggcccgtgtctgtgctccatcggatgcgattttatcgtaaTGCGAAGCGCAAGTGGTGTCTGTGCTCTTCCGATTCGCATTGCGATTTTGAGTTTGACGTTTggcgaaggaaaacaaaacattatcgaagaataaacaaaccagAGAAAAGGCTGTTCTATTCGTTTAACTAAACAAAGACTGTTCTGTTGTATTGACTGTAAATAGAAGTGTCTTAAACGTAAGTTAACTATTAGAATAATGTACTGTAAGTTTgagatattttgtttttatgtttgttcagTAATGCATTTGGTTTTGTGCAATGAAATCTAGAACAGTGTGGTTCATAATGGCTCTAGCATCTAGTTTTTTTCCACCACAGGTAAAATCATTTTGGTTACTCATGAAATAAACTTTCCAACTTCTTTTGAGTTCTAGATGCCGTTGATTTTGTTGGCCACCATTCCACGATGAGAATTTCTGATCAGATCAGCTCCAACTCCATCATGCGGCTGGATGTTTTGCTTCCTCCGATCAAGGGTATTACACATGGGTGATAGgcaaattcataaaaaaaaaatccagaatcggttccgaatgactccgcgAAAATCGGAAGCAGAAGGTAGGTTCCAACACTCCAAACTTGGAACCGTCCGTAGTTGTCCAGAACTACTAATCAgtagtcggagtcgtccggaaaaGGAATTGTCCAGAAACTCCGGCTGCACAAAGCTAAGGAGAAGCCTTTGGGTCAATTACGATACCTTCTGTAACGTTTGAACACTATCAAATATTGCCGATACACTTGATACCCACGGAAATTTCCCCGCCAATACGTTTTCCGTTATCAGTGCACCACCTAGAGGACAGAGCTCAGCGCAACTACTTTCGGAATTAAATGACAAAGAGTATTATCAAAACGAAGAACTTATCCAGGTCGAGCAAGAATATTAATTTTAACGGGTATCTCTGTTGCTTCTAATCGCTACTGCTTTTACTTTCTTCTTGAGCATAACGGCGCTCTACGAATCAATTATTATAACCATCAATCATTTTCATGTGGGCTAaacttttttcttattttttttatttgtagatGGATTCGGATTCTGACTCTGAGGTCATGTTGAGTACAAATTTCTCTTTGCGTTACATCTTACTAAGGAAACGGCGCAATAAAACCAACGATCTGTGGAAACATCGTAAGCGAAATGGACAGTACTATGTGTTATTTCCCGAGTTATTGAAACAAGAAGACAAGTTTTTCCAGTATATGAGAATGtcgaaaaaaacattttacttTATATTGAGAAAGATAGAACCTTTCATCGCCAAGTTGCCTACACATACTCCATATATCTCTCCGGAAGAACGATTGATGGTAACTCTCAGgtatatgttatttatattttattttcaaatattttgataTAAAATAACGTAAACGAGCGTGTGACGTGGTTGTTCAAAATAACTTTTTCGTTTTGACTCGTTGAATGCTAAACTTGAACAAAACCCAATGAACTGAGTGGCAGCTTGGCTGGACATCGGCTGGCTCGATGGCGAGCTGGCTGGCGGGATGGCGGGTTGTCAAGCTGACAGGCTGGTCGCCTGGTGGACAAGCTGGCAGGATAGATTGTTCAATCGAGTATTACTGAAGTGCTGGCCGAATGCGCGCGTCGACACGCAGGAGtctggttgctgttgctgggtaCACCGCACAGTAATGTTGCGTTGCTGTTACTTGGCGTACGCGTAAACACGTGGCAATAGCAGAGCTATATGGTTAactatattttaaaaaaaagtaatcgaTAACAACTGTTCCACTATagttcaacttttttttattttgtcttaGTTTTAGTCCATAAAAATAGTTCATAATAATTTGTTAAGCATCTAGTAATGTACTAATTTAATTAGTTataatatccttttttttcacgaATAACCCTATGAGCAAATTGTATTATTTGCTCACGAGCATCCATTTGATCCTCTTCTGACAACGAATCCAGAAGAggaacaaaactcatcatagCATGGTAGTTTCCAGTTTTTTCTTTATGCTCTTTTAATATATtatgtctctctttctctaagTTTACTAACTCCTCCAAAACAGCACCATCTTGTCGCCGTTTTTTTCCGGCTGCCTCCTTTAACGAATTATCAACTGGTTCCGTTTCAAATAAGTCGTCTTCACAAACGTATTCGTCGAGATATTCCGGAGCAGTGGCTGTTtagaaaaatagcaaaagaaaATTGCTAGTTACTATAAatatcaaaattcaaacatttttatatTCATATATACCTTCTACTTCTTCCAAATTTCCCGATCTGGGTCGGGATGTAAGCGTATCCTTCAGGAAGCTCATCTGCTCAAAGTACTTCCATCGAACATGCTTATATCCCGACCCAGATGGCTGATTTAGTTCAGCGAGTTTTCGCGAGAATGTGTCGCGTAAATTTCTCCACTTATTTTTGGCGACGATACCTAAAATATTAAAGGAATTTACAATTTCAGTTAATAATTTATACGTTCGCATCTGCATTATGTAGTGctataatcaaatcaaatagtATTTACActagaaaaatgatttaatatcaATGTctaaacaatgtttttttcttctatttttcaGATTTCTTTCTACAGGATTGCCGTTCAAATCACTGTCGTTCACTTTCTGCATCGCTCACAATACGATTGGTACAATTGTTTATGAAACATGTGAAGCAATTTGGAAGACATTGAACGAAGAGTTCATTCCTTTTCCAACAACGTCAGCTTTCAACAAAGTGGAAAGAGAGTTTCTTAACAAATGGAAATTTCCTAATTGCATTGGTGCCATCGATGGCAAACATGTAAGGGTGAAGGCACCGTCAAAATCCGGTACtcaatatttcaattacaagaaatatttttctttgcatttgCAAGCAGTAGCTGATGCCAATAGCAAATTTATAGCCGTTGATGTTGGTGAATATGGGAGTCGTTGTGATAGTGGTGTTTTTAAGTCATCAACGTTGTATCAACTAATACAGTCGAATCGCCTGAATATTCCTCCTCCCAAGCCACTTCCTGGCACTAGACAAGATGTGCCTCACGTGCTCATTGGCGATCAAGGCTACCCATTGAAAACTTTTTTACTGCGTCCCTACCCAGATAGTGAAGATCCAGCCAAACTTCATTTCAATGAATTGTTAAGCATAGCAAGACGTTGCGTTGAATGTGCTTTTGGCATACTAGTCGCTAAATGGCGATGCTTAAAAACAGAATTACAAGTAACTCCAGAGCATGTCACGTTAATAGTCCAAACAACATGTTTGTTACACAATATTTGTATGGAATTTAAAGAACCACTACCAAATCCAGCTAAAAACACAAGGGCTTCAGATATCAATTATAATAGAGCTAACAACCATTCATCTCACCAGGCAACGGATTTAAGAgattatttcaaaaattacTTCTTTAATCACATCGATTGATATAATATAATGCTAGAAATAGATCTACGTAAACATGTTTcggtaaaatatatttttctcaattttttcttatttcaaaaTAGTTACtgaaaaaacattttaaaatgattttgtttcctgATAAATGGCTGGTTGTGGTGCAGAAATTTTCCTACAGTTTGTGgtgttaataaaataatgcattttctttcaaaatatCACCATTTCTTCGGATGTTACTTTCAATACTGGCTCGTAAAATTTCATGTGGgataaaaagtgaaatttattaataaaaaagtgCAATCAAAAACATCTATCTTTAGTTTCATCCGGAGCAATTTCATGAACTATACTTTTTTATAGAACAAATGGTATGAGAACACACAAATTCGTACATAAGAGTTTTGCGGTAATTATTCGGTAGGCTGGCATGAATTGATACGGTAGGGTTGCATGGAATTATGCTTATAGGGATGTGATAATTGATATTAGTATAGAAATTAGGTCCCTCATGCAAGAATCCATGCAGAGGCTTTAAGgctaaaaaaacataaaataaatgaaataatctGCTATTACCAATACACCTGCCAGCGAAATGCGTCTGAAATGCTCTGAACTGCTTAGGATAGTGGGACTCAACATCACACATTTCCATTTGCCGGTGTCATAGAATGTGCAGATGGTATTTCTTTATTCCAGTTTTTCTATTGGACATTTTCGGATGTTATTGCTTTAGGATTTCGGATGTAGTTGCTTCCGGGTTTAGGATGTCGCTAACAAAACCATGTAACAAGTGACAATTTTACCAACACCGTGTTAGGCCCGACCATCCTCGATAGCAAAGCTTCTTGCTCCCTTTCGTTCAAGATGAAGATAATACGTACCGTTTATTTGAAGCTGATTTCCGATCATATCCCAtgtattcttttttaaaaaattgtcTTTGTACCTCGAATCGCGAAGATCCCAAAGAAAAGGATGCTCCTGTACCAAAATTATAAGATTTTCATCATCAACACGTGAATTCGCCATGGCTCTAACAagattgtgtttgtttactttcgcGCTAACATTTCTTGTAAAATCAACTCTTTTCTGAGTTTATATTCCTGAGTTTAgattgacagataaaatcggatgcggcgtccgacgaaataaaaaatttttgattccgtcgtacgacgaaatcgcacgtccgacgttatctgtcaaattccatataaaattttgacaggccttccgataaaatcgcatccgatggagcacagacacgggcctaagggcggtggcaacgctcatcggatgcgagtTTATCGGatgagatttatatgggatttgacagataacgtcggacgtgcgatttcgtcgtccgacgttatctgtcaaatcccatacaaaaatttgacaggccgtccgataaaatcgcatgcgaaaaagcgttgccaccgtcCTAACTGACAGCGGATTGTTGATGTTCGAATAATTCAAACATCTATGATTTCGAATATTGATAGGTGCCATCAGAGTCCACTAGATGGCGTATAGAGATATCGTGGAGAATAGTTCGTGGAAAAGAGAAGGAACTCGGATAGAAGAAACCAACCAGCTCACCAAAAAAGGGACAAATCGGGGCTAGGGTCAAAAAGGGTCAAACCAATTTAAGCGCGCTCAAAACACTTAACGATTCATTCGCAAAGGAAAAGCCAAGACGTTTTTAAAgtgtagaaaaaataaacaagtcTCGCTATACAAAACTTCGCAAAAGCGATCGTCTCAACAGTTGGTATGAACTAGTGTTGGGAATTTCGTTaaaaaaggaacggaacggaactagTTAATTTTTCCAAAAGAATGGAACGTGAACCTGGGGTGCAAAAGAACCGACCCAGAGCTTAGAAGCCAAACTGTTTTgcggggtggggtggggggggggaggggcatGCATTTATTATCTAGcatttttaaaactttttagATGCGACGACCATTTTCGGTCAAAGCCTTCCTGTACCACTAATAGACTTGGCTATCAGTAACTTATTAAATGCCCATAGCATGATAATCAACCCagcgtatgggggcacgatcCATTCGAGGCTTTTACCCATGCCGATGTTATTGAGTGGCACGAGTTAGCGATTGAACCACGAAATTGActaattatttgaatttcacttactatttaaaacaaatagtttttttcacacaaatcgtTTATACGATCACGGCACTCAAACGGTTGTCGAATGGAACAGAATGCTTCGAATCGAATGGTCAAATATTGGAATCATGCCGAGTGCCAAGATCAAATGGATATcatggcataaaaaataaacacattttatttttcgttgttcATACTCGCATATTATAATACATATTTTCCAACCCGTTCTGCCATATGAGTgcagattttaattttataatagttATTTGTCTAGTTAAGACAACCttaattataacaaaaagtaTAATAGATGTTACAAATTGCGCCATAATACCAAATGCAACACCATTTTTGGTTTCGCTTAACACAATTTTTATAAACGATACGCGACGAAGTGCGATGAATATTCCTGTGAGCTTTGGAGAGTGCACAGGCAACACATACTgtgtgcgagaaagagtgaaCAGATATCTTGCAAGCAGCAAGCAACAGCCGGACAAAGCCGGTTTTTTGCAAAGAACGGAACGCACGAACGATAGCACCTTGCTAACAATATTGAAGCGGCAAagaccggaacggaacgaaaagaacgaattgaacggaacggaatgaacggaaagaacggaatgaacggaaagaacggaatgaacggaacggaatggaatgaacggaatgaacggaatggaacggaatgaacggaaagaacggaattaacggaacggaacgattttGTAGAAAggatcggaacggaacggcctACATAAAGAACGGAACTTTTTTACTAGGTTCGGACCGGAACGGCCAACACTTGTATGAACCATCGAATGTGGGCATCGGAATCGACAGGTCGGAAGTGACGGAAGTGCAGGCGATATTGAGTGCTTCGTAGCGATTCAATGGTAAACAATTCAAGGGCTACTTCTATGGCAGTAGCAAGCTTTCTGAAGCTTTCATCGtgcttaaaataattttccgCGTCAGGGGGGAGTTGTTCCAAGATCTGATTAAACACCCCATGTtgagaatttttcaatttactcAATTCCCGTAAATTCACTCGACTGATGGCTGATGTAAGCTTGGCAGCCTTTAGCTCACTTTAGAAAAGTGATTGATGTTTCAGTCGTAATACCTTTTAAATAGTGACCTTCTCTTGGATTTCTTCTTCGGAAAATCCCTTGATTCCCTGGGACTCCATCGAAGAATCGTCTACAAGTGTTGTCGGCATTTGGGTTTAGCGAAGAAAGGGCACGACGAGTTTTGTTCCACTTCCAGGTAAGTGAATTTTACTTACCGATGTGGAGCCACAACGTACCTGGTTTTGCTCCGACCACCAGCTGAATGACGCACTGTAGCACCGAGGAGAAGCTACAACAATCTTAGCTGGGGGAATTCACACACTTGCACTGATCTCACACTTAACTTCGGTTTCGACGAATCACACGCCACTAACTTTCAATATCCAGGTTTCCGTACCCGTGTTTCTGTATCCGGTTCGAATGACCACCTGTAGGGGGATATTACAAGTAACGAGCGGCCTACTCCGCGATTTTTGGTTTGGGGAGGGGAAGGAAGGGTACCAAGCGGCTATCGGTGGAAACCAAAGAGTAACCTTGATGAAAGGGTAGGAGGAAACCGAAGGCGGAACGCGCAGAACCGCAGGACACCGAAGAACGTGTACAAGTGTTAATCTTCGGCTACCCGTTAAGGATCTTAGGCGATTTGTACACTGGAtggccgcggggccacggggctttctcaagctgagaaaacattctcaagcactcatttaagtttctcaagcactcaaaacttgttctcagacgcgtgctcgtggccgtcgtcaatttttctcactctgagaaactgataaagcCACTCAAGTtttatttggagctttaaatagaaaatatgtttttgatcgcattttttttaactttttcaattataaatattgaatacattttccaaagagattatcgaaaaacaaatagcacaattgctTATATTTCAGTTatccgatcgctgcatcgtcaactttctcaaagattatCAAAGGCCGCGtggccatggggattctcaacgctcattttctcaagcactcatgagtgcttttgagaaaacctcgttctcagcgtttgtcgaatcggaacaaaatcggttttgagaatctttgagaatctttgagaaagttgacgatgcagcgatcggctaactgaaatataAGCAaatgtgctatttgtttttcggtaatcactttggaaaatgtattcaatgtttataattgaaaaaaaaaata comes from the Anopheles coluzzii chromosome 2, AcolN3, whole genome shotgun sequence genome and includes:
- the LOC125906607 gene encoding putative nuclease HARBI1, producing MDSDSDSEVMLSTNFSLRYILLRKRRNKTNDLWKHRKRNGQYYVLFPELLKQEDKFFQYMRMSKKTFYFILRKIEPFIAKLPTHTPYISPEERLMVTLRFLSTGLPFKSLSFTFCIAHNTIGTIVYETCEAIWKTLNEEFIPFPTTSAFNKVEREFLNKWKFPNCIGAIDGKHVRVKAPSKSGTQYFNYKKYFSLHLQAVADANSKFIAVDVGEYGSRCDSGVFKSSTLYQLIQSNRLNIPPPKPLPGTRQDVPHVLIGDQGYPLKTFLLRPYPDSEDPAKLHFNELLSIARRCVECAFGILVAKWRCLKTELQVTPEHVTLIVQTTCLLHNICMEFKEPLPNPAKNTRASDINYNRANNHSSHQATDLRDYFKNYFFNHID